Proteins encoded together in one Lathyrus oleraceus cultivar Zhongwan6 chromosome 5, CAAS_Psat_ZW6_1.0, whole genome shotgun sequence window:
- the LOC127081306 gene encoding uncharacterized protein LOC127081306 — protein MDPTIRGVYSYRFVEPSLKTLRGLGTRLVLNNKDKFKDAYGNLLGMVNTEVNITTLHTLVQFYDPPLRCFTFQDYQLAPTLEEYSHILGIEIKEQAPLFPTKELPKPQHLTEILHIGNKEVELNLKPKGGTHGFALKFQVDKVIALAEDESGDAFNNIFSMIIYGIVLFPNMEDFIYLASIYLFMAKNLVPTLLPDTYYSIHVRNEKKKGTIVCCTPLLYKWFISHLPIKSPFIDNEGNLKWS, from the coding sequence ATGGATCCTACTATAAGAGGTGTTTATAGCTACAGGTTTGTGGAACCTTCTTTGAAGACATTGAGAGGATTGGGAACTCGCCTGGTTCTCAACAATAAAGACAAGTTCAAAGATGCCTATGGGAATCTCCTAGGCATGGTTAACACTGAGGTCAACATTACAACTCTTCACACTCTAGTGCAGTTCTACGACCCTCCTCTGAGATGTTTCACATTCCAGGACTACCAATTGGCTCCTACTTTGGAGGAATACTCACACATTCTGGGAATTGAGATTAAGGAGCAAGCTCCCCTTTTCCCTACAAAGGAACTTCCTAAGCCTCAACATCTAACTGAAATCCTTCACATAGGGAATAAGGAGGTGGAGCTCAATCTTAAACCTAAGGGTGGGACCCATGGGTTTGCCTTGAAGTTTCAGGTTGACAAGGTTATTGCGTTGGCTGAAGATGAGAGCGGGGATGCCTTCAACAATATCTTTTCTATGATCATATATGGGATTGTGTTGTTTCCGAATATGGAAGACTTTATTTACTTGGCTTCTATCTACCTCTTCATGGCCAAGAATCTTGTTCCTACTCTCCTTCCTGACACATATTATTCCATCCACGTGAGGAATGAGAAGAAAAAGGGGACTATCGTATGTTGTACCCCACTGCTGTATAAATGGTTTATTTCGCATCTACCCATCAAGAGTCCTTTTATTGATAACGAGGGAAATTTGAAATGGTCTTAA